In Streptomyces chartreusis NRRL 3882, the following are encoded in one genomic region:
- a CDS encoding phage baseplate assembly protein V — translation MAASGNRYLGKFRGRVVDNNDPLHIGRITVEVPDVLGDEPSTWALPCLPFTGPEAGQFVVPSPGAGVWVEFEQGDPSFPVWTGCWYGEQAELPPDARRLVQPASQAKPLVVQTPEAHKIVMSDPPGTDQGILLQAQGGAYIRITKEAIVISNGLGAEITLRGDQVDVNEGQLTVASKR, via the coding sequence ATGGCGGCATCCGGCAATCGCTACCTCGGCAAGTTCCGCGGCCGAGTCGTGGACAACAACGACCCGCTGCACATCGGCCGCATCACCGTCGAGGTCCCGGACGTCCTGGGCGACGAGCCGTCGACCTGGGCGCTGCCCTGTCTGCCGTTCACGGGGCCCGAGGCCGGGCAGTTCGTGGTGCCGTCGCCCGGGGCCGGGGTGTGGGTCGAGTTCGAGCAGGGCGACCCCAGCTTCCCGGTGTGGACGGGGTGCTGGTACGGGGAGCAGGCCGAGCTGCCGCCGGACGCCCGCCGGCTCGTCCAGCCGGCGTCCCAGGCCAAGCCCCTCGTGGTCCAGACACCCGAGGCGCACAAGATCGTGATGAGCGATCCCCCCGGCACCGACCAGGGGATCCTGCTCCAGGCCCAGGGCGGGGCGTACATCCGCATCACCAAGGAAGCCATCGTGATCTCCAACGGCCTGGGCGCGGAGATCACCCTGCGCGGCGACCAGGTCGACGTGAACGAGGGCCAGTTGACCGTCGCGTCCAAGCGATAG
- a CDS encoding ATP-binding protein: protein MGAHGSHGVREPRAAAAHAGGPTLTAEIRRVLARVDTHAERARGGDGGASGTASVPADGDARAAAGAAPVAAAGPGTAALDALVTCFGLTPFERDLVVLTAAQELDPTTAARCAAASADPERAHPTFSLALAALAEPHWSALTPVSPLRRWRIVELEDETRLTTSRLRLDERILHFLLGSPYLDTRLHGQARRTPVPDRLPPSYDVAASRVAAGWADGARPDAPLLVELVGGDLRSRADIAAAGAARAGLGLYTMSAEDISTDAAERDRFARLWQREAILLPAALLVEAGEVDRDQRAATEAFLAGAAVPVVVSSADPRRTDRPHGTRVSVPPLDDDEQFDLWADAFRDVADLDDGELRSLVAQFRLPPHVVRSAAATVRRELPHEDELDAVQLAWRAGLDEARIGMDELGRRIEPQAGWDDLVLHERQTNVLREIVAHVRQRATVHQDWGFARTLRRGLGVTALFAGGSGTGKTLAAEVMAKELGLDLFVIDLSQVVSKYIGETEKNLRRVFDAAEAGGALLLFDEADALFGKRSEVKDSHDRYANLEVSYLLMRMEAYRGLAILTTNMKKALDNAFLRRIRFVVDFPFPAEHERAEIWRRVLPPQAPVKDLDPRLLAQLTVAGGSIRNIALSGAFLAAEESEALQMRHMAAAARTEYLKLERSLTPTEVRGWV from the coding sequence ATGGGAGCGCACGGTTCGCACGGGGTGCGGGAGCCGCGGGCGGCCGCCGCACACGCCGGCGGACCGACGCTGACCGCCGAGATCAGGCGCGTCCTGGCCCGCGTCGACACCCATGCGGAGCGGGCCAGGGGCGGTGACGGTGGGGCGTCCGGGACGGCTTCGGTGCCGGCCGACGGCGATGCACGTGCTGCGGCCGGAGCCGCCCCGGTCGCCGCTGCCGGTCCCGGGACCGCCGCTCTCGACGCCCTCGTCACCTGCTTCGGACTCACCCCCTTCGAGCGGGACCTCGTCGTGCTCACCGCCGCCCAGGAACTCGACCCCACGACCGCCGCCCGCTGCGCCGCCGCGAGTGCCGACCCCGAACGGGCCCACCCGACCTTCTCGCTCGCACTGGCCGCCCTGGCGGAACCCCACTGGAGCGCCCTCACCCCGGTGTCGCCCTTGCGCCGCTGGCGGATCGTCGAACTGGAGGACGAGACCCGGCTGACGACCTCCCGGCTCCGGCTCGACGAGCGGATCCTGCACTTCCTGCTCGGCTCGCCCTACCTGGACACCCGGCTGCACGGCCAGGCGCGCCGCACCCCCGTACCGGACCGGCTGCCGCCGTCGTACGACGTGGCCGCGAGCCGGGTCGCGGCGGGCTGGGCGGACGGCGCCCGGCCCGACGCGCCGCTGCTCGTCGAGCTGGTCGGCGGCGACCTGCGCAGCCGCGCCGACATCGCCGCCGCGGGCGCCGCACGCGCCGGGCTCGGCCTGTACACCATGAGCGCCGAGGACATCTCCACCGACGCCGCCGAGCGCGACCGGTTCGCCCGGCTGTGGCAGCGCGAGGCGATCCTGCTGCCCGCCGCGCTGCTGGTGGAGGCCGGCGAGGTGGACCGGGACCAGCGGGCGGCGACCGAGGCGTTCCTGGCCGGGGCCGCCGTACCCGTCGTCGTGTCGAGCGCCGACCCGCGCCGTACCGACCGTCCGCACGGCACCCGCGTGTCCGTGCCGCCCCTGGACGACGACGAGCAGTTCGACCTGTGGGCGGACGCCTTCCGGGACGTGGCCGACCTCGACGACGGCGAACTGCGGTCGCTCGTCGCGCAGTTCCGGCTGCCGCCGCACGTCGTGCGTTCCGCCGCCGCCACCGTACGGCGCGAACTGCCCCACGAGGACGAGCTGGACGCCGTGCAGCTCGCCTGGCGGGCCGGTCTGGACGAGGCCCGGATCGGCATGGACGAGCTGGGCCGCCGCATCGAGCCGCAGGCCGGCTGGGACGACCTGGTGCTGCACGAGCGGCAGACGAACGTCCTGCGGGAGATCGTCGCGCATGTGCGGCAGCGCGCCACCGTCCACCAGGACTGGGGCTTCGCGCGGACCCTGCGCCGCGGCCTCGGCGTCACCGCGCTGTTCGCGGGCGGCTCCGGCACGGGCAAGACGCTCGCCGCCGAGGTGATGGCGAAGGAGCTCGGCCTCGACCTGTTCGTCATCGACCTCTCCCAGGTCGTCAGCAAGTACATCGGCGAGACCGAGAAGAACCTCCGCCGTGTCTTCGACGCCGCCGAGGCGGGCGGTGCGCTGCTGCTGTTCGACGAGGCCGACGCCCTGTTCGGCAAGCGCAGCGAGGTCAAGGACAGTCACGACCGGTACGCCAACCTGGAGGTCAGCTATCTGCTCATGCGGATGGAGGCCTACCGCGGGCTCGCCATCCTGACCACCAACATGAAGAAGGCCCTCGACAACGCCTTCCTGCGACGCATCCGCTTCGTCGTCGACTTCCCCTTCCCGGCCGAGCACGAACGCGCCGAGATCTGGCGCCGCGTGCTGCCGCCGCAGGCTCCCGTCAAGGACCTCGACCCGCGGCTGCTCGCCCAGCTCACGGTGGCGGGCGGCTCGATCCGCAACATCGCCCTGTCCGGGGCGTTCCTGGCCGCCGAGGAGAGCGAGGCGCTGCAGATGCGGCACATGGCCGCGGCGGCCCGGACCGAGTACCTGAAGCTGGAGCGCTCCTTGACGCCGACGGAGGTTCGCGGATGGGTGTGA
- a CDS encoding eCIS core domain-containing protein, which produces MSASQTQDSRSGQSAEQRRRKRREKAAKARGPEPKNIVSGAGQPLDAGVRRDLEEQLGHDLSRVRLHTGPEAGRLTELLGADAVAVGQDVFFREGAYRPGTTDGQRLLVHELLHTVQNPHGLGALRAGREPGAVSLPQQAIEQEAESVAQALARPEAAGNGRSAPGTPELETGQTTPGWLRYATVDADRNRLEQIDPATMLDRLANSVVRSLRADPEDLSKRTRQQLGRLPEELLDRVLERLEDRLLGSEQDKVLDLVEEIEADAALGGDAERPPLDAPAVEPDAAEELRQERESEQRSVEEEQARQERPALAPGPEKDRAEGENAPGSTPRNGGTAESGSTPQGGGAPRGWQEPGAAAGHERAPAASQGQPGAAGGPGAATSEPAGASAGGAGQAREQKSEGSGAGAREDKQDGGGNKQGGQDKQDGGGNKHGGQDKQDGGGNKHGGQDKQGAKDKEEASRQGAAAANKEESAAENRPGAAEQPTAGHKVQQEDQGGKEKPGGPATAAGRDTGLPGRTSRLDGVRNQDLEGPEETAEDDPFGSGSESEVDVGGAEKSAWDVKLQPDDFLPEQDPDVSGVPTADKLDPSSSGGQSAPSFPAPPVTRADKVQAERDAEDAEDGAAGLEPEGTDAEAPAEPDPSVETEGGPGDGLLGGLEAERDGESRTGPGAPSKDPKSGDDPKAGPVAAQKTVQEAPGNSEGGGAEKEAAAKEAENTPAAGDKDQGAQEKQSQKAAGGTAAAPGTAGEGEQKQPGAASKGSATTGQAQAGAAGSAGGEEQAADAKSPSPARGTHVPGGSGADTPGGASKEAADGTQSGSSDAGPTRSEDAAPAASSAKAAEAPAPAPAAPVSAPAPKQAPGEAPKDAPKASKEAPAPEAAPAPRAPRGGGGGGAAGVGGGKGSASGKGRKKDSAPAPNLSQVSPEAGLSTASKLKPHTALQAMGGVGGAVDRTVGDEHQQLAAAPPTMQRPAGAPQTLEGKPKADAPARYSQDPARKSEAPKDEKAEVTGEKKPEGQIEAEKAEEPGGWDTFKMALGFVGAKIVNGVTSFFGADEPVVDPQELAAKFAGLPTKDEALKQAQAGNAPGVGMQGAAEQTAGEQGAAVDSKGRETVATGKDDAARPMGENQVYPNAPEEQLKGKVPGQQGGKGGVPGGEGAGTGAVPAEAASEVAEHDRGPEFQRAFTHGQKGMSEGRQVKDRDFRDSQQKHKQQVDSEVGKNTDAQASERGKTLDEVTSQRADWRTEQDEELKKLGTKKTEKHEKVRKDVKEREKKTDDDVEQEKKDSDKKIQDKATTAESDAKNKTDTAAKESGNWVTKAFEWLKEKVIEIKNAIVRIIRAARDAVVGFIKNFKENAERWINEARAFIVDTVKNLINDLIEFAKAMVRAVIELANRVRKFITDLIAAAIAFVTKLAAQLKQIVSDLLNAIAKLLSDILNVLKKMLMDVVRAVVDAVKTVLDYASKLLAGLGEFMMIAVDFLSDPGGWLGGARNSAVDGAKNHLFREVQAAVKSWFQSKIEEIIGIPRAILDKLIKGGYTLEKIVKETWDAIVPQLPFIIGEIVITKVVAKLIPGAGWVMAVIDAIRTAIGALGEILRAMGAVLDWLKAVRQGGAGVLFAKAVAAGIVALLELAYEALLSGIGKYVAKVGRRLKGVAAKLGKPDRGGDKPKPARGDDPKPADTKPARPASTDTLPKPGKATGPGTKPNAKPEPKADPNRPTRQAPGRNRGPGKDQDTTAGKPKDDITGGDKRPTGKDGPGRPATDKDAPGKPDTRPTPAPKPKPKPEPKPKPKPEPDAKPKPKDDASGKPRDDKDTTRPKDDGKTPPKDQDPAKPTSDEPKSDEPKHKGADRDPKKPASKGEKDGGRKPKPEDRDKGPKKPTDGKPKEKGPAEEKQKKKDERKKEEDSKESKDARLEKIVARLRPKLTGVTQRGIGNLPLRALLKTLRSWYRLTALQQQKTGEQEKITAVLNPQKDARDHLEHARNIIEGNEPDFARAIGSQANRVATDPRVAGLAAAVNAAQAQGQSARDAARKAAREQGERDGLSDKQIKDRERQAAATVPPRPAAAPIVESVAMRTGARPIGYETIDMAARSHMAAIVGELHRGARGKSNPANTQVQTGLGSGHYHQKPAKAGGTPRDAIPQKLQKLEDAIVRDMQGTTLSSTQKHATARERIQKAYFEILQGRIPSDKFFRQDPEAVKTIAGAARLMGVVEGGRHITASLTGIMAWKASTIPDVTWENVVNDMNYMAPKDAPKSADYMYDPEQLARDHSKKTEPGLTSHGRKINTATPKMQARMTSLLIHSFAQYKAENIYLGKQQLIDEFPDWVLKNSVPYLSPEGGLKASSAPGPGWVQTGDGLWVPQ; this is translated from the coding sequence ATGAGCGCGTCACAGACCCAGGACTCCCGTTCCGGACAGTCCGCCGAGCAGCGCCGCCGCAAGCGACGGGAGAAGGCGGCCAAGGCCCGCGGCCCGGAGCCCAAGAACATCGTCAGCGGCGCCGGGCAGCCGCTGGACGCGGGCGTACGGCGGGACCTGGAGGAGCAGCTCGGGCACGACCTGAGCCGCGTACGACTGCACACCGGGCCGGAGGCAGGGCGGCTGACGGAGCTGCTCGGCGCGGACGCGGTCGCGGTCGGCCAGGACGTCTTCTTCCGCGAGGGCGCCTACCGCCCCGGCACGACGGACGGCCAACGCCTGCTGGTCCACGAGTTGTTGCACACCGTGCAGAACCCGCACGGCCTGGGCGCGCTGCGGGCCGGGCGCGAGCCCGGCGCGGTCAGCCTGCCCCAGCAGGCGATCGAGCAGGAGGCCGAGTCCGTCGCGCAGGCTCTCGCGCGCCCGGAGGCCGCGGGGAACGGCCGGTCCGCCCCGGGCACCCCGGAGCTGGAGACGGGGCAGACCACGCCTGGCTGGCTGCGGTACGCCACCGTGGACGCGGACCGGAACCGGCTGGAGCAGATCGATCCGGCGACCATGCTGGACCGCCTGGCGAACTCGGTCGTACGGTCGCTGCGCGCCGACCCGGAAGACCTCTCGAAGCGTACGCGGCAGCAACTGGGCCGGCTCCCCGAGGAGTTGCTCGACCGGGTCCTGGAGCGCCTGGAGGACAGGCTGCTCGGCTCGGAGCAGGACAAGGTGCTGGACCTCGTCGAGGAGATCGAGGCCGACGCGGCGCTCGGCGGTGACGCGGAGCGTCCGCCGCTCGACGCCCCGGCCGTCGAGCCCGACGCGGCGGAGGAGTTGCGGCAGGAGCGGGAGAGCGAGCAGCGCTCCGTCGAGGAGGAACAGGCTCGCCAAGAGCGGCCGGCCCTGGCGCCGGGACCGGAGAAGGACCGTGCCGAGGGGGAGAACGCCCCGGGCAGCACCCCGCGCAACGGCGGGACAGCGGAGAGCGGAAGCACACCGCAGGGCGGGGGAGCGCCCCGGGGGTGGCAGGAGCCTGGGGCGGCCGCGGGCCACGAGCGTGCGCCGGCCGCGTCGCAGGGGCAGCCGGGGGCGGCCGGGGGACCGGGTGCTGCCACGAGCGAGCCGGCCGGTGCCTCTGCCGGGGGCGCCGGGCAGGCGCGGGAGCAGAAGTCCGAGGGCTCCGGCGCGGGCGCCCGGGAGGACAAGCAGGACGGCGGCGGGAACAAGCAGGGCGGCCAGGACAAGCAGGACGGCGGCGGGAACAAGCACGGCGGCCAGGACAAGCAGGACGGCGGCGGGAACAAGCACGGCGGCCAGGACAAGCAGGGCGCAAAGGACAAGGAGGAGGCCAGCCGGCAGGGCGCTGCCGCCGCGAACAAGGAGGAGTCCGCGGCCGAGAACCGCCCCGGAGCGGCCGAGCAGCCCACCGCGGGTCACAAGGTGCAGCAGGAGGACCAGGGCGGCAAGGAGAAGCCCGGGGGTCCGGCCACGGCGGCGGGAAGGGACACCGGGCTGCCCGGCAGGACGAGCAGGCTCGACGGCGTACGCAACCAGGATCTCGAAGGGCCCGAGGAGACCGCCGAGGACGACCCGTTCGGCTCGGGCAGCGAGTCGGAGGTGGACGTCGGCGGCGCCGAGAAGAGCGCCTGGGACGTCAAGCTGCAGCCGGATGACTTCCTGCCGGAGCAGGACCCGGACGTGTCCGGAGTGCCGACCGCGGACAAGCTCGACCCGTCCTCGTCCGGCGGGCAGTCCGCACCGTCGTTCCCCGCTCCCCCCGTGACCAGGGCCGACAAGGTGCAGGCCGAACGTGACGCGGAGGACGCCGAGGACGGGGCGGCCGGGCTCGAGCCCGAGGGGACCGATGCCGAGGCGCCCGCGGAGCCCGACCCGTCGGTGGAGACCGAGGGCGGCCCGGGGGACGGCCTCCTCGGCGGCCTGGAGGCGGAGCGGGACGGGGAGTCCCGGACCGGGCCCGGCGCACCGTCGAAGGACCCGAAGAGCGGAGACGACCCTAAGGCCGGGCCCGTCGCCGCGCAGAAGACGGTGCAGGAGGCCCCCGGGAACTCCGAGGGTGGCGGTGCTGAGAAGGAGGCAGCCGCCAAGGAGGCGGAGAACACCCCGGCCGCGGGCGACAAGGACCAGGGCGCGCAGGAGAAGCAGTCCCAGAAGGCGGCGGGCGGTACGGCGGCGGCGCCGGGGACCGCGGGCGAGGGCGAGCAGAAACAGCCGGGCGCCGCGTCCAAGGGCAGCGCCACCACCGGCCAGGCGCAGGCGGGCGCCGCCGGATCGGCGGGCGGCGAGGAGCAGGCGGCGGACGCCAAGTCGCCGTCCCCCGCACGCGGTACGCACGTCCCGGGCGGTTCCGGCGCCGACACCCCGGGCGGCGCGAGCAAGGAGGCGGCCGACGGGACGCAGAGCGGGTCGTCCGACGCGGGGCCGACGAGGAGCGAGGACGCGGCACCGGCGGCGTCGTCCGCGAAGGCAGCGGAGGCCCCCGCCCCCGCCCCTGCCGCACCTGTTTCGGCGCCGGCGCCGAAACAGGCCCCCGGCGAAGCCCCCAAGGACGCTCCGAAGGCCTCGAAGGAGGCGCCGGCGCCCGAGGCCGCGCCCGCGCCCAGGGCACCGCGCGGCGGAGGTGGTGGCGGTGCTGCCGGGGTTGGTGGCGGCAAGGGGTCCGCGTCCGGCAAGGGCAGGAAGAAGGACTCGGCACCGGCGCCGAACCTCTCCCAGGTCTCCCCGGAGGCCGGTCTGTCCACGGCGTCGAAGCTCAAGCCGCACACGGCACTTCAGGCGATGGGCGGCGTCGGTGGCGCGGTGGACCGCACGGTCGGCGACGAGCATCAGCAGCTCGCCGCGGCGCCGCCGACGATGCAGCGCCCGGCGGGCGCGCCGCAGACCCTGGAGGGCAAGCCGAAGGCCGACGCACCGGCGCGGTACTCACAGGACCCGGCGCGGAAGTCCGAGGCACCCAAGGACGAGAAGGCCGAGGTCACGGGCGAGAAGAAGCCCGAGGGCCAGATCGAGGCGGAGAAGGCCGAGGAGCCCGGCGGCTGGGACACCTTCAAGATGGCGCTGGGCTTCGTCGGCGCCAAGATCGTCAACGGGGTCACGAGCTTCTTCGGCGCCGACGAACCGGTGGTGGATCCGCAGGAGCTGGCCGCCAAGTTCGCCGGGCTGCCGACCAAGGACGAAGCCCTGAAGCAGGCCCAGGCCGGCAACGCGCCGGGCGTGGGGATGCAGGGCGCCGCCGAGCAGACGGCCGGCGAGCAGGGCGCCGCGGTCGACAGCAAGGGCCGGGAGACCGTCGCGACGGGCAAGGACGACGCCGCCCGCCCGATGGGGGAGAACCAGGTCTACCCCAACGCTCCCGAGGAGCAGTTGAAGGGGAAGGTCCCGGGGCAGCAGGGCGGCAAGGGCGGTGTGCCCGGGGGCGAGGGCGCGGGCACCGGCGCCGTGCCGGCCGAGGCGGCGTCCGAGGTGGCGGAGCACGACCGCGGCCCGGAGTTCCAACGGGCTTTCACCCACGGCCAGAAGGGCATGTCCGAGGGCCGCCAGGTCAAGGACAGGGACTTCCGCGACTCGCAGCAGAAGCACAAGCAGCAGGTCGACAGCGAGGTCGGCAAGAACACCGACGCCCAGGCGAGCGAGCGCGGGAAGACCCTCGACGAGGTCACCTCGCAGCGCGCCGACTGGCGCACCGAGCAGGACGAGGAGCTCAAGAAGCTCGGTACGAAGAAGACCGAGAAGCACGAGAAGGTACGCAAGGACGTCAAGGAGCGGGAGAAGAAGACCGACGACGACGTCGAGCAGGAGAAGAAGGACAGCGACAAGAAGATCCAGGACAAGGCCACCACGGCGGAGTCGGACGCGAAGAACAAGACCGACACGGCCGCCAAGGAGTCCGGCAACTGGGTCACGAAGGCCTTCGAATGGCTCAAAGAGAAGGTCATCGAGATCAAGAACGCGATCGTCCGGATCATCCGGGCGGCGCGTGACGCGGTCGTCGGCTTCATCAAGAACTTCAAGGAGAACGCCGAACGCTGGATCAACGAGGCCCGCGCGTTCATCGTCGACACGGTCAAGAACCTGATCAACGATCTGATCGAGTTCGCCAAGGCGATGGTCCGGGCCGTCATCGAACTGGCCAACCGCGTCAGGAAGTTCATCACCGACCTCATCGCGGCGGCGATCGCGTTCGTCACGAAGCTCGCGGCACAGCTGAAGCAGATCGTCTCCGACCTGCTGAACGCCATCGCGAAACTGCTGAGCGACATCCTGAACGTCCTCAAGAAGATGCTCATGGACGTCGTCAGGGCGGTCGTGGACGCCGTCAAGACGGTGCTCGACTACGCCTCGAAACTCCTGGCGGGGCTAGGCGAGTTCATGATGATCGCCGTCGACTTCCTCTCCGACCCGGGCGGCTGGCTGGGCGGCGCGAGGAACTCCGCCGTGGACGGTGCGAAGAACCACCTGTTCCGTGAGGTCCAGGCGGCGGTGAAGTCATGGTTCCAGTCCAAGATCGAAGAGATCATCGGCATCCCGAGGGCGATCCTCGACAAGCTGATCAAGGGTGGCTACACCCTGGAGAAGATCGTGAAGGAGACGTGGGACGCCATCGTCCCGCAGCTCCCCTTCATCATCGGCGAGATCGTCATCACCAAAGTCGTCGCCAAGCTGATCCCCGGCGCCGGCTGGGTCATGGCGGTCATCGACGCGATCCGCACGGCCATCGGTGCCCTGGGCGAGATCCTGCGCGCGATGGGCGCGGTCCTCGACTGGCTGAAGGCGGTCCGCCAGGGCGGCGCGGGCGTCCTCTTCGCCAAGGCGGTCGCGGCGGGCATCGTCGCCCTCCTCGAACTGGCCTACGAGGCGCTCCTGAGCGGCATCGGCAAGTACGTCGCGAAGGTCGGCCGCCGCCTGAAGGGTGTGGCGGCGAAGCTCGGCAAGCCGGACAGGGGCGGCGACAAGCCGAAGCCCGCCCGGGGCGACGACCCGAAGCCGGCCGACACGAAGCCGGCCCGGCCCGCTTCCACCGACACCTTGCCCAAGCCGGGCAAGGCCACGGGCCCCGGCACGAAGCCGAACGCGAAGCCGGAGCCGAAGGCCGATCCGAACAGGCCGACGAGGCAGGCGCCGGGCAGGAACAGGGGCCCCGGCAAGGACCAGGACACGACTGCGGGCAAGCCCAAGGACGACATTACCGGCGGTGACAAGAGGCCCACGGGCAAGGACGGGCCGGGCCGGCCCGCAACGGACAAGGACGCCCCGGGCAAGCCGGACACTCGCCCGACTCCGGCCCCGAAGCCGAAGCCGAAGCCCGAACCCAAGCCGAAGCCGAAGCCCGAGCCGGACGCGAAGCCGAAGCCCAAGGACGACGCCTCGGGCAAGCCCAGGGACGACAAGGACACGACCAGGCCGAAGGACGACGGCAAGACTCCCCCCAAGGACCAGGACCCGGCCAAGCCCACGTCGGACGAGCCCAAGTCGGACGAGCCCAAGCACAAGGGCGCCGACCGGGACCCGAAGAAGCCCGCGTCCAAGGGTGAGAAGGACGGCGGCAGGAAGCCGAAGCCCGAGGACCGGGACAAGGGGCCGAAGAAGCCGACGGACGGCAAGCCCAAGGAAAAGGGTCCGGCTGAGGAGAAGCAGAAAAAGAAGGACGAGCGCAAGAAGGAAGAGGACTCGAAAGAGTCCAAGGACGCCCGACTCGAGAAGATCGTCGCACGCCTTCGCCCCAAGCTCACCGGTGTCACTCAACGCGGTATCGGGAACCTGCCTCTGCGGGCACTGCTCAAGACGTTGCGCTCCTGGTACCGGCTCACCGCTCTCCAGCAGCAGAAGACCGGCGAGCAGGAGAAGATCACCGCTGTCCTGAACCCGCAGAAGGATGCGCGTGACCACCTCGAGCACGCTCGCAACATCATCGAGGGCAATGAGCCTGATTTCGCTCGAGCCATCGGTAGCCAGGCCAACAGGGTTGCCACCGACCCACGTGTCGCCGGACTGGCGGCCGCCGTCAACGCGGCCCAGGCCCAAGGGCAGAGCGCGCGGGATGCAGCGCGCAAGGCCGCACGTGAGCAAGGGGAACGGGACGGCCTTTCGGACAAGCAGATCAAGGATCGGGAGCGCCAGGCAGCTGCCACCGTCCCGCCGCGCCCGGCAGCCGCACCCATCGTCGAATCCGTGGCCATGCGGACGGGTGCTCGCCCCATTGGCTACGAGACCATCGACATGGCGGCGCGTTCCCACATGGCCGCCATCGTCGGGGAGCTGCACAGAGGAGCTCGCGGGAAGTCGAATCCGGCCAACACCCAGGTGCAGACAGGTCTGGGCAGTGGCCACTACCACCAGAAGCCTGCAAAGGCCGGGGGTACGCCGCGGGATGCCATTCCGCAAAAACTGCAGAAGCTTGAGGACGCCATCGTCCGGGACATGCAGGGCACCACGCTCAGCAGCACCCAGAAACACGCCACGGCAAGGGAACGGATACAGAAGGCATATTTCGAGATCCTGCAAGGCCGCATACCTTCGGACAAGTTCTTCCGTCAAGACCCCGAGGCTGTAAAGACCATCGCGGGCGCTGCGCGACTCATGGGCGTCGTGGAAGGTGGGCGACACATAACGGCGTCCCTCACCGGCATAATGGCGTGGAAGGCCTCCACGATTCCGGACGTAACCTGGGAGAACGTCGTAAACGACATGAACTACATGGCGCCCAAGGATGCCCCGAAATCGGCCGACTACATGTATGACCCTGAGCAGCTCGCCAGGGACCACTCGAAGAAGACGGAACCCGGACTGACGAGTCATGGCCGAAAGATAAACACCGCAACTCCGAAGATGCAGGCCAGGATGACCAGTCTGCTCATCCACAGCTTTGCCCAGTACAAGGCCGAAAACATTTACCTGGGTAAGCAGCAGCTCATCGACGAGTTCCCGGACTGGGTCCTGAAGAATTCCGTGCCGTATCTTTCACCCGAAGGCGGCCTCAAGGCTTCCAGCGCCCCAGGGCCCGGCTGGGTGCAGACGGGTGACGGTCTGTGGGTCCCGCAGTGA
- a CDS encoding HEAT repeat domain-containing protein — MTDLVRLVPRMPFGRDEMKQLAERLGWTLHAVQEGEPDAPEGVPFEMIWISVDQKSAIHWIEDHLLQVNYIGITGPSRAHTEVLLRDVLDVHSPNSMTDLFDSARDADSLMNSVRMLSIQCQGDYDPQLFALLRWAVNDPSPIVRRVTLLAASTISWAEIDPLVQYVRDHDLDETVRAEAAQVLDIIRSRATRAATSEKTGGEE; from the coding sequence ATGACTGACCTCGTTCGCCTCGTGCCCAGGATGCCCTTCGGCAGGGACGAGATGAAGCAACTCGCCGAGCGCTTGGGGTGGACCCTGCATGCTGTCCAGGAGGGGGAACCCGACGCGCCCGAGGGCGTGCCGTTCGAGATGATCTGGATTTCCGTCGACCAGAAGTCAGCGATTCACTGGATCGAGGACCATCTGCTGCAGGTGAACTACATCGGGATCACCGGGCCTTCTCGCGCGCACACGGAAGTACTGCTGCGCGACGTCTTGGACGTCCATTCTCCGAACTCCATGACCGACCTTTTCGACAGTGCGCGCGATGCTGATTCCCTTATGAACTCCGTGAGGATGCTCAGCATTCAATGTCAGGGGGACTACGACCCGCAGTTGTTCGCCCTGTTGCGTTGGGCAGTGAATGACCCGTCACCGATTGTTCGGCGAGTCACCCTGCTGGCCGCTTCCACGATCAGCTGGGCTGAAATCGATCCGCTCGTGCAGTACGTGCGCGACCACGACCTGGACGAGACGGTCCGCGCCGAAGCGGCTCAAGTGCTCGACATCATCCGAAGCCGTGCAACTCGCGCCGCGACCTCTGAGAAAACGGGGGGCGAAGAGTGA
- a CDS encoding GPW/gp25 family protein, with amino-acid sequence MSPTSRGTRPRSDIAFPFRADRRGRTAHATHGEHVHDLIEQLLFTSPGERVMRPDFGCGLLDLVFTPNSPELISTLELSVQASLQSWLGDLIDVEALDVVSDDHVVRVYLSYALRATGTRHEDVFEGRAA; translated from the coding sequence ATGAGTCCCACGAGCCGCGGCACACGCCCCCGCAGCGACATCGCCTTCCCGTTCCGCGCGGACCGCCGCGGACGCACCGCGCACGCCACCCACGGCGAACACGTCCACGACCTGATCGAGCAGTTGCTGTTCACCAGCCCCGGAGAGCGCGTGATGCGCCCCGACTTCGGCTGCGGGCTCCTCGACCTGGTGTTCACCCCCAACAGCCCGGAACTGATCAGCACGCTCGAACTCTCCGTGCAGGCCTCGCTCCAGAGCTGGCTCGGCGACCTCATCGACGTGGAGGCCCTCGACGTCGTCAGCGACGACCACGTCGTGCGCGTGTACCTGTCGTACGCCCTCCGCGCCACCGGCACCCGGCACGAGGACGTCTTCGAAGGGAGGGCCGCATGA